DNA from Nocardioides seonyuensis:
GTCCGGCCGGTGACCTCGGGCCACATCTCGACACCCAGCTCGGCAGCGGCGGTGAGGTCGTCCAGGGCGTTGCCGAGGCGTCGTACGTCGCGGACCGGGCCGGCCGCCACCGGCACCCAGGCCCAGGCGTCACCGCCGATGCCCTGCACGCTCCCCTGGAGCTCGTCGACCTCGTCGCGGGCCCGCGCCACCGCGACACCAGCCGCCTCGTGGTCGCCGGCCGACAGCGCCTCGCTGGCCGACTGGAGCTCGGTCTTCGCGGCCTCGGCGTGGGCCGGGGCGTCGCGGAACGGCAGCGCCAGCAGCGCCAGCGCGACGACCACCACGACGGCAGCCAGCAGGAGAAGGGGCCACACGCGGCGTCGCTTGTCGGAGCGGCTGCGTGGCATGCGGAGGATCCTCTCAAACCCGTGGCAATAGGGTGGCATCCATGCGCGGAATCATTCTCGCCGGCGGAACCGGTTCACGGCTGCACCCGATCACGCAGGGGATCAGCAAGCAGCTGGTGCCGGTCTACGACAAGCCGATGATCTACTACCCGCTCTCCACGCTGATGCTCGCCGGGATCCGCGACGTCCTGATCATCACCACCCCCCACGAGGCCGAGGCGTTCCACCGGCTGCTGGGCGACGGGTCGCAGTTCGGCATCTCCATCACCTTCGCGGTGCAGCCCAGCCCCGACGGGCTCGCGCAGGCCTTCATCATCGGCGCCGACCACATCGGCAGCGAGCGCTCGGCGCTCGTGCTGGGCGACAACATCTTCTACGGCACCGGGCTCGGCCACACGCTGCTGCGCTTCGACGAGCTCGACGGCGCCGCTGTGTTCGGCTACCACGTCGCCGACCCGACGGCCTACGGCGTCGTGGAGTTCGACGACTCCGGACGCGCGGTCTCGCTCGAGGAGAAGCCCGCCGAGCCCAAGTCGTCGTACGCCGTCCCCGGCCTCTACTTCTACGACAACGACGTCATCCAGTACGCCGCCGAGCTCGAGCCGTCCGCGCGCGGCGAGCTCGAGATCACCGACCTCAACCGGCGCTACCTCGAGCAGGGGCGCCTCCAGGTCGAGGTGCTGCCCCGCGGCACGGCGTGGCTCGACACCGGCACCTTCGACTCCCTCAACGACGCCTCCAACTTCGTGCGCACCATCGAGGGCCGCCAGGGCTTCAAGGTCGGCGCCCCCGAGGAGGTCGCCTGGCGGATGGGCTTCCTCACCGACGACGAGCTGGCCGAGCGGGCCGAGCCGCTGCGCAAGAGCGGCTACGGCGAGTACCTCCTCGGCCTGCTCAACGACCACTGAGTCCCCGCTGGTCGAGGAGGGACGAAGTCCCGTCACCCCCGCTGGTCGAGGAGGGACGAAGTCCCGTCACGAGACCCGTCGGTAGTCTGACCGCCATGAAGATCCTCGTCAGCGGCGGCGCTGGTTACATCGGCTCCCACACCGTGATCCAGCTCATCGAGGCCGGTCACTCGGTCGTCGTCGTCGACAACTTCAGCAACGCGCACCCCGTCGTCATCGCCCGGCTGGAGTCCCTCACGGGCACGCACATCCCGGTCCACTCCTTCGACCTGTGCGACCACGACAAGACCGCCCATCTCTTCGCCGCCGAGGGCTTCGACGCCGTGATCCACTTCGCCGGGTTCAAGGCCGTCGGCGAGAGCGTGCAGAAGCCGCTCGACTACTACGAGAACAACCTCGTCTCCACCTTCTCCCTCGTGCGCGCCATGCAGCGCCACGGCGTCGAGAAGCTCGTCTTCTCCTCCAGCGCGACCGTCTACGGCACCGACCAGGCCGGCGCCACCGAGGACCGCCCCACGTTCGCGACCAACCCCTACGGCTGGACCAAGGTGATGCAGGAGCAGATCCTCAGCGACGTCGCGGCCGCCTCGCCCGAGATGCGCTTCGCGCTGCTGCGCTACTTCAACCCCGTGGGCGCGCACGCCTCGGGGACCATCGGCGAGGACCCCTCCGGCATCCCCAACAACCTGATGCCCTTCATCGCCCAGGTCGCCGTCGGCAAGCGCGAGAAGCTCAGCGTCTTCGGCGACGACTACGACACCCCCGACGGCACCGGCGTGCGCGACTACATCCACGTCGAGGACCTCGCCGCCGGCCACGTCGCCGCCCTCGAGGCGCTGACCCGGACCGACCGGCCCGTCAACGTCTGGAACCTCGGCTCCGGCCGCGGCACCAGCGTCCTCGAGCTTCTCCACGCCTTCGAGAAGGCCGTGGGTCGCGAGCTGCCCTACGAGGTCGTCGACCGCCGCCCCGGTGACGTCGCCACGTCGTACGCCGACCCCACCCGCGCCAACGAGGAGCTCGGCTGGGCAACCACCCGGACGGTCGAGGACATGTGCGCCGACACCTGGCGGTGGCAGTCGCAGAACCCGCGGGGCTTCTCCGACTGATGATCCGCCGGATGGTGCTCGTCCGCCGGCTCCTGGTCGGCGTCCTCCTCGTCCCCGCCCTCTCAGCGGGGTCATCTGAGTACGTGGTGGACGTGGATCCGGCCGCTGGGCGTTCACCCCGTCCCCAGATGTCCGGGGCACTGGCCGGGCGCACCGTGGTCATCGACCCCGGCCACCAGCTGGGCAACCACAACTTCCCCCGCGAGATCAACCGCCTCGTCCCGGCCGGCGGGTTCGTCAAGCCCTGCAACACCACGGGTACGGCGACCGACGGTGGATTCCCGGAGGCGACGTTCGTCTGGCGCGTGGTCGTGCGCGTGCGTGACCGGCTGGAGGCGCTCGGCGCCCGCGTGGCCATGACCCGGACGTCCAACCGGCAGGACCGCTGGGGTCCGTGCGTCGACGCGCGCGGCCGTGCCGGCAACCGCGTCGATGCCGACCTCAAGGTCTCGATCCACGCCGACGGCTCCTACACCGCTGGGGCCCGGGGTTTCCACGTGATCATGCCCGCGGACCGGCGGCCGTGGACCCACGACATCGCCCGGCCGTCACGCCGGCTGGCGCACGACCTTCACCGCGGGCTCCAGAGGTCGGGCTTCGAGCCGGCCAACTACATCGCCGGCGGCGATGGCATCGACGTCCGCTCCGACCTGGGCACCCTCAACCTCTCCGACGTCCCGACCGTGATGGTCGAGCTAGGCAACATGCGCAACCCCGCGGAGGCCCGCCGGATGACGTCGGCCCGCGGCCAGGCGTCGTACTCGCAGGGGCTGGTCGCCGGGATCCGGCGGTTCCTGCGCTGAGGCGGCCTCGTCGTACTCCAGCAGGCAGTCGGGCAGGCAGACCCACGAGACGAGCGTGTCGCGCTGGCCGGGCCTCACGAACTGCCTGCGGTGATCGTGCCTGTGGACAAGCGGATGCGAGCTCTGCGGACTCCCGGCACGCTTCGTGCGTGACGCCACATGAAGCGGTCCGGGTCCTGGGAGGAGTCGCCCGCTGGAACGAGATCGAGTGCCTTGTCACGCGCCCGCAGCTCGACGCGGCTCTGGCGACCGGTGAGATCACCCGGTTGCGGCGTGGGGTCTACGCGCTGGGTGACATCCGGGAGGCCCGCGCTCAGGCGACGCGGGTGGGTGGGACCGTCTCCCACCTGAGCGCAGCGATCGAGCACGGGTGGAAGGTAAAGCATCCGCCCGAGAAGCCGACCATCACGGTGTGGCGCAACCGGTCACGACCCGAGGGCGACCTCGAGGTGCACTGGCAGGACCTTACGGTGACGGAGGTGCGTCTTGGCCTCACGCGGCCCGCCGCCACCGTCATCGCGTGCGCCCGGGCATATCCGTACGACGTCGCGCTCTGCGTGGCGGACTCCGCCCTTCGCGAGCGGGCCGTGACGACGGAGGAGCTGGTCAAGGCTGCGGAGAGGAGCCCGCGCACCGGCCGGGCGAAGGCGATTCGGGTCGCCCAGGGTGCCAACGGCAAGGCCGCCAACCCGTTCGAGTCCTGCGCCCGCGCCATCGCCGCCGACGTGGCGAGCCTGGCCGTGGAACCCCAGGTGTGGATCGACGGGGTGGGCAGGGTTGACCTGTGTGACTGCATCCTGGGCATCGTGGTGGAGTGCGAGTCGTTCGCATTCCACAGCGACGCCCCGTCGCTCGCGCGGGACGTGCGTCGCTACACCAGCTGCGCGCGCCGCGGCCTGGTGGTGGTGCGGTTCACCTGGGACGAGGTGATGTTCGACCCGGACTACTGCCGGCAGGCGCTCCAGGACGTCGTCGACCTCCGACTCCAGCAGGCAGTTCGCCGCACCTGGTGACTGGCTCAGCGCTGTGGTCCTGCGGTCTCGGGTGAACTGCCTGTGTTGGTCCGGCGTGGATGTCGTCTGCCGCCACCGTCAGCGGACCTCGAGCGCGGTGAGGGCGTGCAGCACCGCCCGGAGGTGGGGCACCTCGTGCACGCGGAGCAGGTGGGCGCCGCCGAGGGCGGCGAACACCGCGTAGAAGCCCTCGGCCTTGCGGAACTCGTCGCCGAAGAGGTCGAAGCTGTGGGGAAGGATGTTGCAGACCGGGACGCCCAGCGGGCGCAGCCTGAACGTCTGGGCCAGCACCCGGGCCTGGTGACGCGAGCGGGTGAGCGGGTCGACGAGGTTGCGGTAGTGGAACCCCATGCCGGGGTCGATGACCACGCGAGACACCCCGAGCTCGAGGGCGCGCTCGAGGCGCGGGGCGAAGTGGTCGAGCAGGACCGGGATCGGGTCGGTGTCCGGCGGCACGTCGGTGGGTTCGCGCACGTTGGCCGCGTCGCCGAAGCACATCACCACCGCGGCGTCGTGCTCGGCGGCGAGGGTGAGCATCTGCTCCTCGTGCTCCCGCCCGGTCATGTTGAGCACCCGCGCCCCCGCGGTCAGGCAGGCGCGTACGACGTCGGGGTGGTAGGTCTCGACCGACACCACGACCTCCGGGCTCAGCGCCTCGACGACCGGGACGAGCGCTGCCACCTGGGCGCTCACGCCGACGCGGGCCGCGGCAGCCTGGCTCGACTCGGCCCCCAGGTCGATGATCGCGGCGCCCTGAGCGGCCTGGACGCGCCCCATGCGCACCGCGTGGTCGGAGTCGACGGCGACGCTCTCGCGGTAGGTCGAGTCGCGGGAGAGGTTGACGCACCCCATCAACGTGACCGGGCCGTCGCCGATCACGAGGTCCCCGGCGGGGGAGGGTACGACGACCGGCGCGACCGTCGCGTCCCACGCCTCGGCGTGCTGCGCCTGCAGGGCGGCCAGGTCGGCGAGCGTGATCACGGGTGCACGATAGGCCCATGGATCTCACGCTGCAGCGGCTGGCCGACCTCGACGACGAGGAGCTGACCGAGCTCTACGCCCCCCGTGCCGACCCGTGGCTGCGCGTGAACTTCGTCAGCACGGCCGACGGCGCGGCCCAGGGCGGCGACGGCCTGAGCAAGAGCATCAACAACGCCGCCGACAAGCGGGTCTTCAACCTGCTGCGCCGCAACGCCGACTGCCTGGTGGTGGGTGCCGGGACGCTGCGCGCCGAGGAGTACGTCGTACCCCGCAAGCCGCTGGTGGTCGTGAGCAGGTCGGGCGACGTACCGCACTCGCTGCGCGACGCGCCGCCCGGACGCATCCTGATGGCGACCGTGGCCAGCGCTCCCTCGCTGGACGCGAGCCACGCGCTGCTGGGGGAGGAGAACGTGCTGGTCCTCGGCGAGGACACCATCGACCTCGTCGCCCTCAAGGCCCGGCTGGCCGAGCGCGGCTGGCGCGACCAGCTGTCGGAGGGCGGGCCGCACCTCTTCGGGGCGATGCTCGCCGCCGGCGTCGTCGACGAGCTGTGCCACACGGTCGTGCCCCGCATCATCGGCGGCGGCCACCTGCGGATCGTGGCGGGGCCCGACGTCGACGTCGACCTCACGCCGGCCGCCCTGTTCGAGGAGGACGGCACGCTGCTGGGCCGGTGGCTGGTGGCATAGGTCCCGCCGCGAGGTGAGACGGGGTGTTGAACTCGGATTCGACTTCACCTACGGTGCGATGACAACCGAAGGAGACACATGCGTGCCATCCAGATCACCAGCCTCGACGGTCCCGAGGCGGTCGAGCTCGTCGACGTGCCTGCCCCCTCACAGGAGGGGATGGTCACCATCGAGGTGAGGGCCGCAGGTGTGGCCTTCCCCGAGCTGTTGCAGAGTCGCGGGCTCTACCAGATGAAGCCGGAGCTGCCCTTCACGCCGGGCGCCGAGGTCTCCGGAGTGGTGGTCGACGCCCCGGAGGGGTCAGGGCTCAGCGAAGGCGACCGGGTGGCCGCGCTGTGCCTGCTCGGCGGGTTCGCCGACGTGGTCCAGGCCCAGCCCGACCTCACCTTCAAGCTCCCCGACGACGTCGGCTTCGAGAGCGGTGCGGCCTTCCTCTTCAACTACTGCACCGTCTACTTCGGCCTGGTCGAGCGCGGTCACCTGCAGGAGGGCGAGACCGTGCTGGTGCACGGCGCCGCCGGTGGCATCGGCACGGCGGCGATCCAGGTGGCCAAGGCGTTCGGCGCCGGCCGGGTGATCGCGGTGGTCTCGACCGAGGAGAAGGGCAAGATCGCGCTCGGGGTGGGTGCCGACGAGTACGTCCTCGCCGACGGCTTCCGCGAGCAGGTCGGCCAGGTGGTCGACATCGTCGTGGACCCCGTCGGTGGCGACCGCTTCACCGACTCGCTGCGCACCCTCAAGGAGCACGGCCGCCTGCTCGTCATCGGCTTCACCGCCGGCGAGATCCCCACCGTGAAGGTCAACCGGCTCCTGCTCAACAACGTCTCGGTGGTCGGCGTGGGCTGGGGTGCCTACGCCCTGTCCAGGCCCGGTCACATCGCCAGCGAGTGGGAGGCCCTGCTGCCCCACCTGAGCAGCGGCGCGCTCGACCCGCTGCTGGGCCCGACCTATCCCCTCGCCGACGCCAGCGACGCACTCGTGTGCCTCGACGAGCGCGCGGCCACAGGCAAGGTGCTGCTCACCCCGTGAGCACGACGACGGAGGAGTCGGACGAGACCGCGGGGACGAGCGGCCAGGGGGACATGCCGCCCCTGGCCGACGTCACCGCGCTGAAGACGCCGACGACCCCGCGGGGGGCGCGGACCCGGGCGGCCCTGGTCGCCGCGGCTCGCGTGGTGTTCGAGCGCGACGGCTACCTCGAGGCGCGCCTCACCGACATCACGGCCGAGGCGCACTGCTCGACGGGCAGCTTCTACACCTACTTCACCAACAAGGAGGAGATCCTCCAGGCCGTCATCGAGGGCGCCCAGAACGACATGCTCAACCCGGGCATGCCGCGTCTGAGCGAGGAGGAGAGCTCGCCCGAGGCGATCATCCGCGCGAGCAACCGCGCCTACTTCGAGGCCTACCGGCGCAACGCCAAGCTGATGATGATCCTGGAGCAGGTGGCGGCGATCGACCCGAAGTTCCGGGAGGTACGCCGCCGGCGCAGCCAGGCGTTCGCCCACCGCAACGCCAAGGGGATCGCCGCGCTGCAGGAGCAGGGCCTGGTCGACACCGACCTGGACGCCGTGCTCGCGTCGCTGGCGCTCTCCTCGATGGTGAGCCGGATGGCGTACCACACGTTCTGCCTGGGCGACGAGGTGCCGATGGACGACCTCGTCGAGACCTGCACCCGGTTGTGGGTCAACGCTCTGCAGATGGCGCCCGAGGGGCGCGACGCCTGAGAGCGACTGTGCTCCCGGCACAGACAGCCTTGTAGTGCGCCCCTATTGAACCTGAATCCGGATTCAAGTAGGTTGCGGAGCCAACCCGTCGGAAGGAACACCGTGGACGTCGCAGGACGCAGCGCAGTCGTGACCGGCGCAGCCGGAGGCATCGGCGCCGCCGTGGCCGAGGAGCTCCTGTTGCGCGGTGCCGGCGTGACTCTGACGGACCTGCAGGCCGAGCGACTCACCGAGACCGCCGAGCGCCTGGGCGCCGACCACCCGGGGCGCGTGAGCGCCGTACCCGCAGACGCCTCCCGCACCGAGGACCTGCGCACCGTCCTCTCCGAGGCGAGTCGCGCGCACGGCCCTGTCGACCTCTTCGTCGCCAACGCCGGCGTCCCCGGCACGCGCGAGCTCGGCGCCTCCGACGCGGAGTGGCGCCAGGCGCTGGACGTCAACCTCCTGGCGCACGTGCGCGCCGCGACCCTGCTGGTTCCCGAGTGGCTGGAGCGGGGGAGCGGCCACTTCGCCAGCACGGCGTCCGCGGCCGGGCTCCTGACGCAGATCGGCTCGGCCACCTACTCGGTCTCCAAGCACGCGGCCGTCGCCTTCGCGGAGTGGCTCGCCGTCACCTACGGCACGCGCGGGATCGGCGTCTCCTGCCTGTGTCCCATGGGCGTCGACACCGACATGCTCAACCACGGCCGGCAGTCCGAGGACGCGCTCGAGCGGACCATGGCACGCGCAGTCACCGACGCCGGCGACGTCCTGTCCCCGGCGGAGGTCGCGCGCCTCCTGGTCGACGCCGTCGAGCAGGACAGGTTCCTGGTCCTGCCCCACCCCCAGGTCGCGGAGATGGTCCGGCGCAAGGCCGCCGACCACGACCGGTGGATCGCCGGGATGCAGCGCTATGCCGACTCGCTGGCAGACGACCGACCGTGAGCACCTGCTCACCCACACCAGACCGCCTGGACGGTCGAGAGGAGTCCCTGTGTTCGAGATGACCGAGAGAGGTCGTGACTACCACGACAGGCTGCTCGCCTTCATGGACGAGCACGTCTACCCGGCCGAGCCCGTCTACCGCGAGCAGATGGCCGAGTCCGGCGACCCGCACCACCACCCGCAGGTGCTCGAGGACCTCAAGGCAGAGGCGAGGAAGCAGGGGCTGTGGAACCTCTTCCACCCCCACCCCGAGTGGGGTCCGGGGCTGACCAACATGGAGTACGCACCGCTCGCGGAGATCACCGGCCGCAGTCCCGACCTCGCACCCGAGGCGATCAACTGCAACGCGCCCGACACCGGGAACATGGAGGTGCTGACGCTCTTCGGCACCGACGAGCACAAGGAGAAGTGGCTCAAGCCGCTGCTCGCCGGTGAGATCGCCTCGGCCTTCGCGATGACCGAGCCCGCCGTGGCGAGCTCGGACGCCACCAACATCGAGCTGCGGATGGAGAAGGACGGCGACGAGTACGTCCTCAACGGCCGTAAGTGGTGGACCTCCAACGCGATGCACCGCAACTGCAAGGTGCTGATCGTCATGGGCAAGACCGATCCTGACGGGCCCAAGCACCGCCAGCAGAGCATGATGGTCGTGCCGCTGGACACCCCCGGCGTCACCGTGCTGCGCAACCTCCCCGTCTTCGGCTACGCAGACCGCGAGGGTCACGCCGAGGTGCTGTTCGAGGACGTCCGCGTCCCGAAGAGCGCGCTGCTCGCCGGCGAGGGCGACGGCTTCATGATCAGCCAGGCCCGTCTCGGGCCCGGCCGGATCCACCACGCCATGCGCTCCATCGGCATGGCCGAGCGCGCCCTCGACCTGATGGTCGACCGGGCCCAGAGCCGGGTCACCTTCGGTGAACCGCTGGCCAACCGCGCCAACATCCAGGACTGGATCGCCGAGTCGCGGATCGAGATCGAGATGGCTCGGCTGCTGACCCTGAAGGCTGCCTACCTCATGGACACCGTCGGCAACCAGAAGGCTCGCGTGGAGATCGCGGCCATCAAGATCGCCGCACCGCAGATGGCCCTGAAGGTCATCGACCGCGCCATCCAGGTGCACGGCGGCGGTGGGGTGAGCAACGACTTCCCGCTGGCGTCGTTCTACGCCCACCAGCGCACCCTCCGGCTCGCCGACGGCCCCGACGAGGTGCACAAGCGGACCATCGCCATGACCGAGCTGCGACGCCGCGACCCAGACTGGTCGCCGAAGAAGCGGTGAGCATGAGCAGTACGACGACCGCGCTCGACGCCGTCGCCCTGGGCCGCTGGCTCGCCTCCCGCGGCGAGCCGGTGGTGGGGGAGGTGGCCGTCGAGCGGATCGGCCTGGGCCAGTCCAACCTCACCTACCTCGTGCAGGACGAGGACTCCCACCGCTGGGTCGCCCGGCGGCCACCGCTCGGCACCCTGCTCGCCTCCGCGCACGACGTGGCGCGCGAGCACCGGATCCTCACCGCGCTCGCAGGGACCGCGGTGCCGACTCCCGGTGTCGTCGGGCTCGTCGAGGACGACGCGGTGTGCGCCGCCCCGCTGCTGGTGGTCGAGCACGTCGACGGGCTCGTCGTCGACCGCATGGACGTGGCGGAGGCCATGACCGAGGAGCAACGCTCGCGGGTGGGACCGGGGCTCGCCGAGGTGCTGGCCGGGCTGCACGCGGTCGACCTCGAGGAGGTGGGCCTGCAGGACCTGGCCAGCCACTCGTCGTACGCCCAGCGCCAGCTGAAGCGGTGGATCCGCCAGTGGGAGGCGAGCCGGACCCGTGACCTCCCCGACCTGGATCGGCTCACCGGCTGGCTCCACGACCATGTGCCCGAGCGCACGTCGCTCTCCGTGGTCCACGGCGACCTGCACATCCGCAACGTCATCCTCGACCCGGGGACCGCAGCCGTGCGGGCGGTGCTCGACTGGGAGCTGTGCACCCTCGGCGACCCGCTGGCCGACCTGGGCTCCACCCTCGCCTACTGGCCCGAGGCGGGCGACCCGTGGATCGGGCTCTTCGACGCGACCCGGCTGCCGGGGTTCTCGGGCCGCCGCGACGTCGCCGAGGCGTACGCCGTGGCCTCCGGGCGCGACCTGGAGGACCTCGCCTTCTGGGAGGCCCTCGGGATGTGGAAGGTCGCCATCATCGTCGAGGGCGTACGACGCCGGGCGCGCGACGAGCCTGCGAACGCCGCCGAGGGCGGACCGCCGCCGGCGGAGCTGACAGACGGTCTCGTCGCCAGGGCGCTGGACCTGACCACCTGAAACCCGACCAAGGAGTCCCATGACAGTCACCACCCCGCTCTCCCTCGACAACCTGTTCTCGCTCGAGGGGCGCAGCGCCCTGATCACCGGGGGGTCACGCGGGATCGGCCGGATGATCGCCGAGGGCTTCGTGCGCAACGGCGTCCGCGTCTACATCTCGGCGCGCAAGGCCGAGGCGTGCGACCAGGCCGCCGCGGAGCTCGCGGACCACGGCCACTGCGTCTCACTACCTGCCGACGTGTCGACCGCGGAGGGGATCGCCCAGCTCGTCGCGGCCTACCGCGAGCACGAGTCGAGCCTCGACATCCTGGTCAACAACGCCGGGGCAGCGTGGGCCGCGCCGTTCGAGGAGTTCCCCGAGGCCGGGTGGGACAAGGTCATGGACCTCAACGTGAAGACGCCCTTCTTCCTCACCCAGGCGCTCAAGCCGGACCTCGTGGCCGCATCCTCCGACCACCTGGCCAAGGTCATCAACATCGCCTCGATCGACGGCCTGTCCGTCAACCCGCTCGAGACCTACAGCTACCACGCCAGCAAGTCCGGGTTGGTCCACCTGACCCGTCGCATGGCGGTCGAGCTGATCAAGGACCGCATCGCCGTGTCCGCCATCGCCCCGGGCGCCTTCGCGTCCGACATGAACAAGGCCGCGCGCGACCACGGCGAGGAGATCAGAGCAGGGATCCCCGCCGGCCGCATCGGGGAGCCGGAGGACATGGCGGCCGCGGCGATCTACCTCGCCTCCCGGGCGGGTGACTACGTGATCGGCTCGACCATCACGGTGGACGGCGGCGTCACGCACGTCCGCTAACGGCGCAGGAAAGATGTGCGCGGCCTGCCCACCCTGCGACCCCATGGACGACGCGGCGCCCGTCGCGTGGCAGGGTGCCGGGGACAGCACCAGACAGGAGTGAGGCGCCGTGAGCGAGCTGCAGGACTTGACCATCGCCGTCCTGGGAGGCACCGGCCCACAGGGACGCGGGCTCGCCCGGCGGTTCGCACGGGCCGGCCTCACGGTCGTCCTGGGAAGCCGCGCCGCCGAGCGCGCCGAGGCGACCGCCGCCGAGCTTGCCGAAGTGACGGGGCGACCCATCACCGGTGCCAGCAACGCGGCCGCGGCCGCTGCGGGCGACGTCGTACTCGTCGTGGTCCCGTGGGACGGCCACAAGGAGCTGCTCGAGTCGCTGCGCGAGGCGCTCGCCGGCAAGATCGTCGTCGACTGCGTCAACCCCCTCGGCTTCGACAAGCAGGGGCCCTTTGCCCTGAAGGTCGAGGAGGGCTCGGCCACCCAGCAGGCCGCGGCCGTGTTGCCCGAGTCGCGGGTGGTCGGTGCCTTCCACA
Protein-coding regions in this window:
- a CDS encoding N-acetylmuramoyl-L-alanine amidase gives rise to the protein MVLVRRLLVGVLLVPALSAGSSEYVVDVDPAAGRSPRPQMSGALAGRTVVIDPGHQLGNHNFPREINRLVPAGGFVKPCNTTGTATDGGFPEATFVWRVVVRVRDRLEALGARVAMTRTSNRQDRWGPCVDARGRAGNRVDADLKVSIHADGSYTAGARGFHVIMPADRRPWTHDIARPSRRLAHDLHRGLQRSGFEPANYIAGGDGIDVRSDLGTLNLSDVPTVMVELGNMRNPAEARRMTSARGQASYSQGLVAGIRRFLR
- a CDS encoding type IV toxin-antitoxin system AbiEi family antitoxin domain-containing protein; this translates as MTPHEAVRVLGGVARWNEIECLVTRPQLDAALATGEITRLRRGVYALGDIREARAQATRVGGTVSHLSAAIEHGWKVKHPPEKPTITVWRNRSRPEGDLEVHWQDLTVTEVRLGLTRPAATVIACARAYPYDVALCVADSALRERAVTTEELVKAAERSPRTGRAKAIRVAQGANGKAANPFESCARAIAADVASLAVEPQVWIDGVGRVDLCDCILGIVVECESFAFHSDAPSLARDVRRYTSCARRGLVVVRFTWDEVMFDPDYCRQALQDVVDLRLQQAVRRTW
- the rfbA gene encoding glucose-1-phosphate thymidylyltransferase RfbA; translated protein: MRGIILAGGTGSRLHPITQGISKQLVPVYDKPMIYYPLSTLMLAGIRDVLIITTPHEAEAFHRLLGDGSQFGISITFAVQPSPDGLAQAFIIGADHIGSERSALVLGDNIFYGTGLGHTLLRFDELDGAAVFGYHVADPTAYGVVEFDDSGRAVSLEEKPAEPKSSYAVPGLYFYDNDVIQYAAELEPSARGELEITDLNRRYLEQGRLQVEVLPRGTAWLDTGTFDSLNDASNFVRTIEGRQGFKVGAPEEVAWRMGFLTDDELAERAEPLRKSGYGEYLLGLLNDH
- the galE gene encoding UDP-glucose 4-epimerase GalE, with amino-acid sequence MKILVSGGAGYIGSHTVIQLIEAGHSVVVVDNFSNAHPVVIARLESLTGTHIPVHSFDLCDHDKTAHLFAAEGFDAVIHFAGFKAVGESVQKPLDYYENNLVSTFSLVRAMQRHGVEKLVFSSSATVYGTDQAGATEDRPTFATNPYGWTKVMQEQILSDVAAASPEMRFALLRYFNPVGAHASGTIGEDPSGIPNNLMPFIAQVAVGKREKLSVFGDDYDTPDGTGVRDYIHVEDLAAGHVAALEALTRTDRPVNVWNLGSGRGTSVLELLHAFEKAVGRELPYEVVDRRPGDVATSYADPTRANEELGWATTRTVEDMCADTWRWQSQNPRGFSD
- a CDS encoding dihydrofolate reductase family protein, which gives rise to MDLTLQRLADLDDEELTELYAPRADPWLRVNFVSTADGAAQGGDGLSKSINNAADKRVFNLLRRNADCLVVGAGTLRAEEYVVPRKPLVVVSRSGDVPHSLRDAPPGRILMATVASAPSLDASHALLGEENVLVLGEDTIDLVALKARLAERGWRDQLSEGGPHLFGAMLAAGVVDELCHTVVPRIIGGGHLRIVAGPDVDVDLTPAALFEEDGTLLGRWLVA
- a CDS encoding NADPH:quinone oxidoreductase family protein, with amino-acid sequence MRAIQITSLDGPEAVELVDVPAPSQEGMVTIEVRAAGVAFPELLQSRGLYQMKPELPFTPGAEVSGVVVDAPEGSGLSEGDRVAALCLLGGFADVVQAQPDLTFKLPDDVGFESGAAFLFNYCTVYFGLVERGHLQEGETVLVHGAAGGIGTAAIQVAKAFGAGRVIAVVSTEEKGKIALGVGADEYVLADGFREQVGQVVDIVVDPVGGDRFTDSLRTLKEHGRLLVIGFTAGEIPTVKVNRLLLNNVSVVGVGWGAYALSRPGHIASEWEALLPHLSSGALDPLLGPTYPLADASDALVCLDERAATGKVLLTP
- a CDS encoding dihydropteroate synthase; the protein is MITLADLAALQAQHAEAWDATVAPVVVPSPAGDLVIGDGPVTLMGCVNLSRDSTYRESVAVDSDHAVRMGRVQAAQGAAIIDLGAESSQAAAARVGVSAQVAALVPVVEALSPEVVVSVETYHPDVVRACLTAGARVLNMTGREHEEQMLTLAAEHDAAVVMCFGDAANVREPTDVPPDTDPIPVLLDHFAPRLERALELGVSRVVIDPGMGFHYRNLVDPLTRSRHQARVLAQTFRLRPLGVPVCNILPHSFDLFGDEFRKAEGFYAVFAALGGAHLLRVHEVPHLRAVLHALTALEVR
- a CDS encoding TetR/AcrR family transcriptional regulator; the encoded protein is MSTTTEESDETAGTSGQGDMPPLADVTALKTPTTPRGARTRAALVAAARVVFERDGYLEARLTDITAEAHCSTGSFYTYFTNKEEILQAVIEGAQNDMLNPGMPRLSEEESSPEAIIRASNRAYFEAYRRNAKLMMILEQVAAIDPKFREVRRRRSQAFAHRNAKGIAALQEQGLVDTDLDAVLASLALSSMVSRMAYHTFCLGDEVPMDDLVETCTRLWVNALQMAPEGRDA
- a CDS encoding acyl-CoA dehydrogenase family protein, with protein sequence MTERGRDYHDRLLAFMDEHVYPAEPVYREQMAESGDPHHHPQVLEDLKAEARKQGLWNLFHPHPEWGPGLTNMEYAPLAEITGRSPDLAPEAINCNAPDTGNMEVLTLFGTDEHKEKWLKPLLAGEIASAFAMTEPAVASSDATNIELRMEKDGDEYVLNGRKWWTSNAMHRNCKVLIVMGKTDPDGPKHRQQSMMVVPLDTPGVTVLRNLPVFGYADREGHAEVLFEDVRVPKSALLAGEGDGFMISQARLGPGRIHHAMRSIGMAERALDLMVDRAQSRVTFGEPLANRANIQDWIAESRIEIEMARLLTLKAAYLMDTVGNQKARVEIAAIKIAAPQMALKVIDRAIQVHGGGGVSNDFPLASFYAHQRTLRLADGPDEVHKRTIAMTELRRRDPDWSPKKR
- a CDS encoding SDR family NAD(P)-dependent oxidoreductase, whose protein sequence is MDVAGRSAVVTGAAGGIGAAVAEELLLRGAGVTLTDLQAERLTETAERLGADHPGRVSAVPADASRTEDLRTVLSEASRAHGPVDLFVANAGVPGTRELGASDAEWRQALDVNLLAHVRAATLLVPEWLERGSGHFASTASAAGLLTQIGSATYSVSKHAAVAFAEWLAVTYGTRGIGVSCLCPMGVDTDMLNHGRQSEDALERTMARAVTDAGDVLSPAEVARLLVDAVEQDRFLVLPHPQVAEMVRRKAADHDRWIAGMQRYADSLADDRP